Within Anopheles ziemanni chromosome 2, idAnoZiCoDA_A2_x.2, whole genome shotgun sequence, the genomic segment AACGCGTTGTAGCCGTTCGTTTCGTACGTTACGTTGATCATCTCCTCCGTGACCTGCAGCTTGATCGGTTGCTTTTCGCTCCACATGTCGATCAGTTTCACGATGCAGCCCTGGATCTTCTTGATGCGTTCCTCGTCGCTGAGCGGAGGGAAGACGGTCGCCTGCTCGAACGCTAGTGGTGAGTTCTTGTGTGACATCTTCAGCTCGGTCAGCATGTGCTCTTGGATGTCCGACAGTGGCTGTTGGTGCATCCGGACCACTTCCTGCagcagttgctgctgctgctggagaagatgctgctgttgtgcCTGCTGTTGTGCTTTCTGCTGTTGCGCCTGTTGatcttgctgttgctgttgggcctgctgctgctgatgctgctgttgctgctgctggtggtgttgttgttgctgttgctggagTAGCAACCGGTGTTCCCGCTCGCGCTCTCGCTGGATCGCCAGCTCGGCGGGCACACGAATGGCCGCGGGTTCCGGTCGTTGGATTTCGCTGGCCACCTTGGTGTAGTTCAGGTACGCGCTGatctgcagcagcagcttccggTGGCCCGGGACGAGCCGAAACTCGCGGGCCGGATCGCTACAGAAGATATGGAAGTAGAATTGCGTCGCCGGCACCAGATGGATCAGCTCTTCCCGGGCGAATCGCTCCATGTCGATGAAGTCATCGTCGTTCAGGTTGCGCAAACTGCTTTCCGCCTCGTAGCCACACATTTTCAGCAGGTTCTTAAGGTAGATCGGTACCGGGCCGCACACCTTCTCGATGCGTCCCCAGTCTATGCGCGAGGGCTTCTGGGGCGAGTGGGTGGGCGAAAAGCGTTCCTGCAAACAGACCGGATCATTAGATGACATTGTTGGTtacgattaaaatatttcatttcatgaaTGTAATAAGCAGCCATCCAGACGTTTCTAGAACCAAcatcgactttttttttcctcaaattTACTTACGTAAGCAAACACAAATACGCGCCTGTTTCCCATATAATacacttattttcttttctcccttAACTCCTTGGGGAGTTGAGTTCGGGAAGAATGGTCGCATACGTCCGAGTGTAAGAGCCACACattgaattatatttttacaCGCCTCAACAACTGTTTACTCTTCTCGTTTGAAGTATAAAAATAGAATGAACCAGTACGGGGGTACCGTAAAATACAAAACTGCAAGATATAATGTATCTCAACAAATGGGTGTCGtaagtaaaatatttcataaactaacTTGCCCCGAAACCAGTTTTTGACGGAATGTTCATAAACAAACTTATAATGAAcgggaatagaaaaaaacacggCCATAAATTCAGAGAAATGCACAGCTTTTCGATCTTCAAATCTTATGCTTGTACAAAAAAACTATCGAATGTTTCTCGAAGACCCTCTAGCACATCTGTTTATATTAAAGCATTGCGCGTGCAACGttaataaatattccacgcaCAGATGAGTGTACTATCTTGCTGTCGAtcagagaagaaaataatttcctcCTTCCAAATTCATCCAACAAACGAAACTGAGTTTTCTCGCTTCCACCATCGATCGACTCTTTCTATGACTTTCAGAGTCTtgctcggtttttttttgcctaacATCTAACCTCAATCCTCCATCGGTCCAGAGACGAAAAACCTGAATGTGCCGAGCGAAGTGAGAACATCAAAAGTGCTAGTCATCAAGCATCAACAAGTGACCTACGCGAGTCAAACGAGTAGCGATTGCTCCcaaggtggaaaactttgGTGAACGAGGCGATCAACATTCGAGAAAAAATTCATagttattcattttttaaaacattttctcgaTATGAAGATAAATTTCTCTTTCACTGGACGCGTGTACCGTTGGGGAGTATATAATAAAGGCCACCGTAAACCATGTACTTTTGCGATCATTATAATTAACAGATCTTAGATggaaaccaacaacaacggtGAACGTTCGAACcaattaaaattggaaaatgaaacagtaTTCAGCAGTAGGTGAATGATATTTCAGTGTCTTTTGAAGAGCGCAACGGAAATAATACGATGCGCTCCGGCAACTCTACGAGGCAAGATGCTTACCATATTTATTACTATTGAAATATCTCCGGCCAGTCACGTGTGAGATCGTTGCACCGTCGGGGGAGCGTGCGGGGAAAAGCCCACCGGCAAGTATTACAATGCATTGCATTATTCGGCCCTGTGGCTCCCATTTTCCATTACCAATTCCCCCCCATACCTTTCTCGGGGAGTGGCTGGGGCAAGCAACGGCAACGAAAAACCAAATATAATACCGGCATCTAGACGCGacgtggaagaaaaatacattcGCAGCGAGATCCAGTCACTCGTCACAAGAGACGCGTTGAAATTAGCTTCCACGGCAAATGCAGGGagaagggaaaacgaaaactatGTCAAGCCACAGAGTGTTGGCCATAGCAGGGCCATGCCGCCCCGGAGGTGGAATAAATACATGTGCATTTTCCGGCCGCACGGGCCTAGACACGAGTTTCATTGGCATAATGTTTTATTGAACACCATCGCCTCTGCAAGCCGGCGCGAGAACGGCGAGAACTGGAGTTCCGTGGCGCCCAATGGGGGCTTCTCGCCGAAGCAAAAGGAGTTAGGCCCACGAACTGGCAATTCTTACTCGCCTCCGAGGGTCCACAAAATGGGTGCATGTGTTTGGGAATAGTTTAACGACGCTCGAACGTTACCGTGCGGTGGTGGCGTAGAGCTTTGGAGCGCCATAACTTCGTTTCTTAAGACAATGCCAATTTAATAACCAACCACGTGGACGCAATGTGGTTGCAACGAGCTGCATGATATATGTTGCCATCATCTTTTCGCAACGATCTTGTTCCCCCGCTGAAGGTGCATCGTTGAGGCGAATATATATCTTACGTGAAGgagcatatttaaaattgaaataaatattctgGGCATTGCATGCATCGTACATACGAATGAAACTAAACTTATGGGCTATAAAAGGACTGAAAAGCAACGGTCATTTTTAATTGCACCATCAAAGTTTAAGAATGTCTCATTTCTGAATACAGCCTTGCCTGAACGTTTGCTgttcaaacaaaccaattgaCTTGATTTAATATGCCATAAGAAACGCACACTTTTAGAACCGGAACATAGGGTAAGCTAACTAAGCAACTGCCCGTAGTTTGTGCCTATactttttgaattttaatgttGGAACTATTTTCATTGGCAGTCAATGTGAGAATGATGTAACTGAACTTTctgaaatgtgttttgatgAATAAAAGGTCAGTCAAACTCAAtttttcgtgttttattttggttaaaattaaagGACTGATGCTTTAACGCATACTAGAGAGATCAGTTAAGAAACATTATAAAAGGAGAGGAAATTTCTCAACTTAGTTTGAGGATAATGGATTGGATGAGCAAAGGTAATATCCTGGACACTTctgaatataaaaatattgccTAAAATTCCAtgaaattttttgttgatattttacaaaaaaagcttttttgaAATCAGTGTTAAATGATAgatgttttacaattttacgTTTTCATTACAagtataataaaaattaagcatTTTCATCGACATTCTATAACAaacgtaaaatttatttttaaaaactgttaaCGTTGCATACTTCACCAACTTTTACTCTCCAGTTTTgagcaaaaacaagaaacgtgCAAATTGTCTGATTCAGTACCAAACATTTTTCGAAGTgtaaaaaacattattttctgcTGCATGCTTTCATgaagcaaataaattttttggaagacaggcatttttttttttttttttggtacgtaaaatagtaaaattttatgttactaaaaaatcagaaatggttgttttatattttgaatttaaagtgtgatagaaatggtttttgggGTACCAAAATGGTAAAATGCTTCAGCAGAATCGGGTTTTCTCGAGTTGCCATCGTGGTGAAAGTGTCGATATTCCTTCTTGCCTATCCGAACACGTCAGTAGCACCTTTACACGGGTCTTGCAGATCACTTGTGAGCTAAGCCCTAATATGATGCCCCACTTGTTCATGAATACGTTGCTTTATCCAACACCGCAGCAACAAGTGTCTTGCATCCGCCACCACCCACCACGATGCGTCCCACGTTGGCAAAACCCGCATGGGCTAACACAAAAGTGACGATTCAGCGTGCAAAACCGTAAAGAACGCCACTTTCGGAACGTTCCAAACCGAATGAGTCCAGGCAAGCGGTGAGCGGTGAAAAATGAGTTAAAAATTCGCCAACAACACACCGTTGAAGAAAACCCATCAAATTCAAAACTTCCACCAATTCCAAGCAACCACCTTGGAACGTGCGCCACCTTCCCACAAGAAGTAAGTAGGCAAGTGGTCGGTAAGTGTGAATATAAACCAATTTTGAAATACGCCCCGCAGCATTTACACCGAAGGTAAATGAAAATACCGCACAATGCTGGGTTGTCGCTGTTTGTGGCAACGGTTTGGGTCGGGGCGCGAATGCTCCGTCGAATAGAAACGTTAGTGGCGAGCAGAAATAGCGCAATAGTAGCAAACAGTAGTAATGGTGTTAGTGGTGCTGCTAGTGGATCGCTGGCAACAGTCACCACCGCGCACGCTGGGAAACGCGCCGGGCTCGGAAACTATGTCCGCCGTTGTAATACAATACAAAAAACTTCACCACCCGAGCCCAAAATGAGGCCAACGGGTAGgaagggtgaaaaaaaaagaaataaactggAGTACGTACGCCGTGTGGCAAAGCGGCCAGAAGAAGCCAGTCGAAGACTTGGGCCGGCCAGGCTGGAAATCATAATAAATACGGAATTGCTCCACTCTCCGGCACTCGCGCACAACGCggtcgggagggaaaaaaccaACGAAGTATTCCGTACTTCAAATGATAAATGAGAAACGCTGAATAGGCACAATAGGCGCTgggagaaataaaacacagtTAGCCCATAATAACAGCGGAAGGCAAGACACAAATACACGAGGCCAGCGACAGGAGCAAGGTGTACCCGGGCGCCCGCAAAGACCATAGTTGGATTACGACGCTCGAGAAAAACGTCATCTTACTCTGTGCACACCAGATGCTTCCCGCAGCAACGCAACGGCTGGAAAACTAACAAGGTgaaacttatttattttctcgaCTCGCACAGGAGTTTTCTCGAGTCTTGGAGTTTTAAGAAATCGTAAGAAATAGGGCGTTTTCGAACGAATTTTCACCATACCTTCACCTCAAGCGCTACAAATTGGGGATTGCGGATTTATCTTTCACGTTTCCTACTGGTGGAACCCGTTTTAGCAAGCAACCATTGAACCATACAGCACATTGCGGAGTGTTAAACACATCGAGGGAAACTGTTTGCGATCAATCTCATTTGAGTCTCTCTATTATAAACATTCTATTAAAACCAAGCGGCAAACTTATCGCATAACTCAGCGGAGTATCAAGTATAGAACTTAATTGCAAGAttaatggaatatcaagtgtagCCACATTAACCCTAATGTCTACGACCAACAAACTTAACGGATGTGTAAGACCAACATCGCTAGGTGCGACATGTTGAGTATGAAAGGATGaatttttgtgtttaaaaTCTGGCACTCACGCCTATAACTCATAGACCCTTAAAAACTTCGATTAAAGTACATCATAAAATCCTCCAAAAGATATCtatgaaaatttttaaaaaacttaaCTGAGTTGATTTTTACTGAGTAAAATTATAATGTACGGATAGTCCCAGAACAAAATCATTGAATCACAGACATCACGTCAATGGTCCAGCTGGCAAGATGTATACTCCCCTTCTCTGAGAATATCTTCAAACCCCTATTTCTTCCCCTACGAGAAGATCTTAAGAAGGAATATCTACCACCTAaggaatatttttaacaactgTGCCTTGCACTTGTGAAAGCTCTTAGGTTCGTATCTATTCCACTCGAGAAATCTTTCATTTTAATCCCCATGTTGGTTTTGTACTTAAGGCAGCGCGTTGAATATACACCGTTCTTCAAAAGGAATTTCTTCAAACACTTACACTGCCACTCGGAGAAGATATGTGAAAAGTATA encodes:
- the LOC131281981 gene encoding involucrin-like codes for the protein MDTYVKNLLNGWNMPELIKVFQEEEVDEVAFKCLKYDMIKEIIPRIGKRAKFLQRYEEYKENLTERPAFAELQLDEKERFSPTHSPQKPSRIDWGRIEKVCGPVPIYLKNLLKMCGYEAESSLRNLNDDDFIDMERFAREELIHLVPATQFYFHIFCSDPAREFRLVPGHRKLLLQISAYLNYTKVASEIQRPEPAAIRVPAELAIQREREREHRLLLQQQQQQHHQQQQQQHQQQQAQQQQQDQQAQQQKAQQQAQQQHLLQQQQQLLQEVVRMHQQPLSDIQEHMLTELKMSHKNSPLAFEQATVFPPLSDEERIKKIQGCIVKLIDMWSEKQPIKLQVTEEMINVTYETNGYNAFIKCPMCAVQIKVSKLPTKKGDRFVISNFSKHIIKMHFSQLAEGGGGGGGGGGGVNGGDGPMTGRGGSVGSDRHLSIDNVSSYYGGENSDSNNTYPYDDYGPGKRQKTMHDEDDDEMDPMPPHLLHPYVSIKDEIIDLDA